The following are encoded in a window of Poecile atricapillus isolate bPoeAtr1 chromosome 3, bPoeAtr1.hap1, whole genome shotgun sequence genomic DNA:
- the GJA10 gene encoding gap junction alpha-10 protein, translating to MGDWNLLGSILEEVHIHSTIVGKIWLTILFIFRMLVLGVAAEDVWDDEQSEFICNTEQPGCNNICYDKAFPISLIRYWVLQIIFVSSPSLVYMGHALYRLRALEKERQNRKAHLRAQLEDLQPMLEEHRRVERELRKLEEQKKVNKAPLRGSLLRTYVLHILTRSVVEVGFMIGQYLLYGFHMSPLYKCTRPPCPNTVDCFVSRPTEKTIFMVFMNSIAAVSLFLNILEIAHLGIKKIQKSLCGQPQWPAGPSEEDPSLYNSKKSSVVPPPPCLVSNASEEAPRAAPAGGGPGAAGAAAAARRAPRRHSRVSACRDLDEERGDSPDSGHCPGTRKSSFLSRVLSPGPGPGSGSGSGSGSEGKRRSEGAPSPPPAASGRRVSMASSARDSPREGGGGGPRHPVPALGRRGRAGGQNGSGRTSNTAPAPRSLPDKAKLPNAQPPSAVKAATPGNY from the exons ATGGGGGACTGGAACTTGTTGGGCAGCATCCTTGAAGAAGTGCACATCCACTCCACCATAGTTGGCAAAATCTGGCTCACAATCCTGTTCATATTCCGGATGCTGGTGCTGGGAGTGGCTGCTGAAGATGTCTGGGATGATGAGCAGTCAGAGTTCATCTGCAACACAGAGCAACCAGGCTGCAACAATATCTGTTACGACAAAGCCTTCCCCATCTCTTTGATCAGATACTGGGTACTGCAGATCATATTTGTCTCCTCCCCATCCTTAGTGTACATGGGCCACGCGCTCTACAGGCTGAGGGCGCTGGAGAAAGAACGACAGAACAGGAAAGCCCACCTGCGGGCTCAGCTCGAGGACCTGCAGCCCATGCTCGAGGAACACAGGAGAGTGGAGAGAGAACTGCGTAAGCTGGAGGAACAGAAGAAAGTGAATAAGGCACCCCTGAGGGGGTCCCTGCTGCGCACCTATGTCCTACATATCCTGACCCGGTCGGTGGTCGAAGTGGGCTTTATGATAGGTCAGTATCTTTTATACGGGTTTCACATGTCTCCCCTTTACAAATGCACTCGGCCCCCTTGCCCTAACACGGTGGATTGTTTTGTGTCCCGACCCACAGAGAAGACCATCTTTATGGTTTTCATGAACAGCATCGCCGCCGTCTCCCTCTTCCTCAACATCCTCGAAATCGCCCACCTGGGCATCAAGAAGATCCAGAAGAGCCTGTGCGGGCAGCCGCAGTGGCCGGCGGGCCCCTCCGAGGAGGACCCGAGCCTGTACAACTCCAAGAAGAGCTCGGTGGTGCCTCCGCCGCCCTGCCTGGTCAGCAACGC CAGCGAGGAGGCTCCGCGGGCCGCCCCGGCTGgcggcgggccgggggcggcgggggctgcCGCTGCCGCCCGCCGGGCGCCCCGCAGGCACAGCCGGGTGAGCGCCTGCCGGGATCTGGATGAGGAGCGCGGCGACTCCCCGGACAGCGGGCACTGCCCGGGCACCCGCAAGTCCAGCTTCCTCTCCCGCGTCCTCA gccccggccccggccccggctccggctccggctccggctccggctcGGAGGGGAAGCGCCGCTCGGAGGGCGCGCCcagcccgccgcccgccgcctcGGGACGCCGCGTGTCCATGGCAAGTAGCGCCCGGGACAGCCCGCGGgaggggggcggcggggggccGCGGCACCCTGTGCCGgccctggggaggagggggcgaGCCGGGGGGCAGAACGGCTCGGGCAGGACTTCCAACACAGCTCCAGCGCCTCGCAGCCTCCCGGACAAAGCCAAGCTCCCAAACGCTCAGCCTCCTTCTGCGGTGAAAGCAGCAACACCGGGGAATTACTGA